One window from the genome of Synechococcus sp. PROS-7-1 encodes:
- a CDS encoding glutamate-5-semialdehyde dehydrogenase — MNEVPVPSPELLQRAGAVRRAAVDLGMADDGQRIQALKAMAEALADRSDAIVAANREDLERSAAEGLASALMARLKLDAAKLEGAIDGIRKVASLRDPLGRRDLHRELDQGLALERVSVPLGVLGVIFEARPDAVIQIASLAIRSGNGALLKGGSEARCTNEAVMEALKAGLASSAVSPDALALLTTRQDSLALLRLDGLVDLIIPRGSNELVRFIQDNTRIPVLGHADGICHLYVDAAADVQKAVRVALDSKTQYPAACNAIETLLVHRSVAAAFLAAAIPVFSEAGVELRGDAASVALGVSESATDDDWRTEYLDLILAVKVVEDLPEAVEHIRRFGSRHTECIVTEDGIAADRFLSSIDSAGVYHNCSTRFADGFRYGFGAEVGISTQTLPPRGPVGLEGLVTYRYRLRGDGHLAADYASGTSSFTHKDLPL; from the coding sequence ATGAACGAAGTCCCAGTGCCCTCCCCTGAGCTGCTGCAACGGGCTGGCGCCGTGCGTCGGGCTGCGGTGGACCTGGGGATGGCTGACGATGGTCAACGAATTCAGGCTCTGAAGGCCATGGCTGAGGCCCTGGCTGATCGCTCTGATGCCATCGTGGCAGCCAATCGTGAAGATCTGGAGCGCTCTGCCGCCGAGGGGCTGGCGTCCGCCTTGATGGCCAGGCTGAAGCTCGACGCTGCCAAGCTTGAGGGGGCGATCGATGGCATCCGCAAGGTGGCCAGCCTCAGGGACCCCCTCGGCCGGCGTGACCTTCACCGTGAACTGGATCAAGGCCTTGCGCTGGAGAGGGTTTCAGTACCTCTTGGGGTGCTTGGTGTGATCTTCGAGGCGCGTCCTGACGCCGTGATTCAGATCGCCTCCTTGGCCATTCGCTCAGGGAACGGTGCCCTGCTCAAAGGGGGCAGTGAAGCCCGATGTACGAATGAAGCGGTGATGGAGGCCCTCAAGGCTGGGCTGGCTTCCAGTGCTGTCTCCCCCGATGCGCTCGCTCTGCTGACCACTCGTCAGGACAGCCTGGCCCTGTTGAGGCTGGATGGTCTGGTTGATCTGATCATTCCCCGTGGGAGCAACGAACTTGTTCGTTTCATTCAGGACAACACCCGGATTCCCGTGCTGGGTCACGCCGATGGAATCTGTCATCTGTATGTGGACGCGGCGGCGGATGTGCAGAAAGCCGTTCGGGTGGCGCTGGACAGCAAAACCCAGTACCCGGCCGCATGCAATGCCATCGAGACCCTGCTGGTGCATCGCTCTGTGGCCGCTGCGTTTCTTGCCGCTGCCATTCCTGTTTTCAGCGAGGCGGGGGTGGAGCTGCGCGGTGACGCCGCCAGCGTCGCGCTGGGGGTGTCTGAATCAGCGACTGATGATGACTGGCGAACCGAATATCTCGATCTGATCCTGGCGGTGAAGGTGGTGGAGGATCTGCCTGAAGCCGTTGAGCACATTCGTCGTTTTGGTTCCCGTCACACCGAATGCATCGTCACGGAGGACGGCATTGCCGCTGACCGCTTCCTGAGCTCCATCGACAGCGCAGGGGTTTACCACAATTGCTCCACCCGTTTTGCTGATGGTTTCCGCTACGGGTTCGGCGCTGAGGTTGGCATCAGCACCCAGACGCTCCCGCCCAGGGGCCCCGTTGGCCTGGAGGGTCTGGTGACGTATCGCTACCGATTGCGTGGTGATGGCCATCTCGCCGCGGACTACGCCTCAGGCACCAGCAGCTTCACGCACAAGGATCTGCCGTTGTGA
- a CDS encoding dihydroneopterin aldolase: protein MSASIPLHSLDVIRVDDLRLWAHVGVLEHERRDGQWFRLDLALYLDLSGAAASDALEATADYSLAVTALQELAAEIRCETIEHFSERVFEVLESLYGTLPMHLRLCKCSPPIAGFTGTVSIERWRNRPS from the coding sequence ATGTCGGCTTCGATTCCTCTCCATTCACTGGACGTGATTCGCGTGGATGATCTGCGCCTCTGGGCCCATGTGGGAGTGCTGGAGCATGAGCGCAGGGATGGGCAATGGTTCCGTCTGGATCTTGCTTTGTATTTGGATCTCTCCGGTGCTGCGGCGTCGGATGCGCTCGAGGCCACAGCTGACTACAGCCTGGCTGTGACCGCACTTCAGGAGCTTGCCGCTGAGATTCGTTGCGAGACGATCGAACACTTCAGCGAACGGGTCTTCGAGGTTTTGGAGAGCCTTTATGGAACCCTTCCGATGCATCTGCGTCTCTGCAAATGTTCTCCGCCCATCGCTGGATTCACCGGTACGGTGAGCATTGAACGCTGGCGAAACCGGCCGTCCTGA
- a CDS encoding triacylglycerol lipase: protein MTSSVNAPSSARRPLILVHGLWDSPRLFNRLVRRLDGYQWPVLVPHLPHRLGAVPLLTLAEQLDDHIRQRWGDHAAVDLLGFSMGGIIGRVWLQQLDGARRTHRFISVGSPQQGTLTAQWIPRWLFAGLADMKRGSALLRSLNADPSPLRDVDCVSYFCRWDLMVVPGWQAHLPLGTVRSIPVLTHQQLIAHPRSLDVLLQTLLRD from the coding sequence ATGACCTCTTCGGTCAACGCGCCGTCATCTGCGCGGCGTCCGCTCATTCTTGTTCATGGGCTCTGGGATTCGCCCCGTCTTTTTAATCGTTTGGTTCGCCGCCTGGATGGCTACCAGTGGCCTGTGCTGGTGCCTCACCTTCCCCATCGATTGGGTGCTGTTCCACTTTTAACCCTTGCCGAACAGCTGGACGATCACATCCGCCAACGCTGGGGAGATCACGCTGCCGTGGATCTACTGGGTTTTTCCATGGGGGGCATCATCGGTCGGGTCTGGCTGCAGCAGTTGGATGGAGCCCGGAGAACCCATCGCTTCATCAGCGTGGGCAGCCCACAGCAAGGCACACTCACGGCGCAGTGGATTCCTCGCTGGTTGTTTGCTGGACTGGCCGATATGAAACGCGGCAGTGCTCTGTTGCGTTCCCTGAATGCCGATCCCTCGCCACTGCGTGACGTCGACTGTGTGAGTTATTTCTGCCGCTGGGATCTGATGGTGGTGCCCGGATGGCAAGCCCATCTACCCCTCGGAACGGTGCGGAGCATTCCAGTGCTGACCCATCAGCAGCTCATTGCCCATCCCCGTTCGTTGGATGTTCTTTTGCAGACTCTTCTGCGTGACTAA
- a CDS encoding alpha/beta hydrolase: MAVSSAPIQHQRNRLRFARRCFIAVLVSVVLLGLLGLTAVRRDAADLLQPESLLELLIWSGFVLVVVIALVGVYSVMADFVFWEGWMRGLPDPSCLFTREISQASIHRHYLVYLDGIHQSEECHPPKVTEFLECLEEAIAEDTLLVKGIEAYTITNVGLRSTTFAGWFWQRLFSLQEHHPNGLVRLICAFSVQANNVIKVGISSDRRYGPVMNYELALKIARRLGLMGFHPSHAARVVLVGYSGGGEMAIGTAEILQQLCRVPVQVITVCGVFSGNGSLDAIEDVAMVVGSRDPVAALGRIAYPGRLPFLFLSNWNRWQRLHPLHRYPIEGMSHNGSTGPFSVAFRGAVVNAICRELERFSLKA; encoded by the coding sequence ATGGCAGTGTCGTCCGCGCCGATCCAACATCAACGCAATCGGCTGCGTTTCGCGCGCCGGTGCTTCATCGCCGTTCTGGTGAGTGTGGTCTTGCTCGGCCTGCTTGGGCTTACGGCCGTGCGTCGCGATGCCGCGGATCTTCTGCAGCCTGAATCTCTGCTGGAGCTTCTGATCTGGTCTGGCTTTGTGCTGGTGGTCGTGATCGCTCTCGTGGGGGTGTATTCCGTGATGGCGGACTTCGTGTTCTGGGAGGGTTGGATGCGTGGCCTCCCAGATCCGTCCTGCCTCTTTACAAGAGAGATCAGCCAAGCCTCGATCCATCGTCATTACCTCGTGTATCTCGATGGCATTCATCAGAGTGAGGAATGCCATCCGCCCAAGGTGACGGAGTTTCTGGAGTGTCTCGAGGAAGCGATTGCTGAAGACACGCTGCTGGTGAAGGGCATTGAGGCTTACACGATCACCAACGTTGGCTTGCGCTCCACCACGTTTGCAGGATGGTTCTGGCAGCGCCTTTTTTCCCTTCAGGAGCATCACCCCAATGGGTTAGTGCGCTTGATCTGTGCGTTCTCTGTACAGGCCAATAACGTGATCAAGGTTGGAATTTCATCGGATCGTCGCTATGGGCCGGTGATGAATTATGAGCTGGCACTCAAGATCGCCCGGCGTCTCGGATTGATGGGATTCCATCCCAGTCATGCGGCCCGGGTTGTGCTGGTGGGTTATAGCGGTGGCGGTGAGATGGCCATTGGTACAGCAGAGATCCTGCAGCAGCTGTGTCGCGTTCCTGTCCAGGTGATCACGGTGTGCGGGGTGTTCAGCGGTAATGGATCTTTGGATGCCATTGAGGATGTGGCGATGGTGGTGGGAAGCCGGGATCCAGTTGCGGCTTTAGGACGCATTGCCTACCCGGGGCGCCTTCCGTTTCTGTTTCTGTCCAACTGGAATCGATGGCAGCGGCTTCATCCGCTTCATCGCTATCCGATTGAGGGGATGAGCCATAACGGCTCCACTGGGCCATTTTCGGTGGCTTTCCGCGGCGCAGTGGTCAATGCGATTTGCCGTGAACTGGAACGCTTCTCGCTCAAGGCTTAG
- a CDS encoding M3 family metallopeptidase, with translation MSPSELLRCEGLPRFDAIDAEQVDQQIPALLADLSERFTALEDQLRDRLSAPDSAPLSWDELMPPFHALGERLRWSWGVVTHLTAVRNTPELREAHARQQPEVVRFSNRVGQSGVLHQALRSLLEQKNNTLDPTQVRILETELLSMQHRGVGLKGDKQQAFNRTSERLAALSTSFSNHVLDATQQWSLVVHDRDQLRGVPERVLDNLAAAAATAGERATSGGEPTAAGGPWRLGLDMPSYVPILTHAENRDLRETVYKAYVSRASQGELDNGPLIEEILALRQEQAQRLGYSNWAELSLASKMADGVDAVETLLEELRVAAIPVAEQELKELNQLAASRGAKEALAAWDVSYWAEQLRRDRFDLDQEALRPWFPLPQVLDGLFNLCERLFAIRIEAADGDAPIWHEDVRFFRVLDRSGEALAQFYLDPFSRPASKRGGAWMDECLNRRRHPSGDLTLPVAYLICNQTPPSGETPSLMSFEEVETLFHEFGHGLQHMLTTVEHPQAAGINNVEWDAVELPSQFMENWCFDRKTLMGMARHWTTGEPLPEADYIKLCSSRTFMQGSGTLRQIHFALTDLRLHSQWSPELGLSPDAFRRRIAETTTVLPPIETDRFLCAFGHIFAGGYAAGYYSYKWAEVLSADAFSAFEEVGLEQDDAVAATGERFRNTILSLGGSLRPAEIYRKFRGRDASSAALIRHSGLAASTG, from the coding sequence ATGTCCCCATCGGAACTGCTGCGTTGCGAGGGACTCCCTCGATTTGACGCCATCGATGCCGAGCAGGTGGATCAACAGATCCCGGCCCTTCTGGCTGATCTCAGTGAAAGGTTCACCGCACTGGAGGACCAGCTTCGCGATCGCCTCTCCGCACCAGACAGCGCACCCCTGTCCTGGGACGAGCTCATGCCTCCATTCCATGCTCTGGGGGAACGATTGCGCTGGAGCTGGGGCGTGGTCACGCACCTCACAGCCGTTCGCAACACGCCGGAGTTGCGTGAAGCCCACGCTCGTCAACAACCTGAGGTGGTGCGTTTCAGCAACAGGGTCGGACAGAGCGGTGTCCTTCACCAGGCCCTTCGCTCCTTGCTGGAGCAAAAGAACAACACACTCGACCCCACCCAAGTCCGCATTCTCGAAACCGAACTGCTCTCAATGCAGCATCGCGGTGTTGGCCTGAAAGGAGACAAACAGCAGGCCTTTAATCGCACCAGCGAGCGTCTGGCAGCCCTATCCACCAGCTTCAGCAATCACGTTCTCGACGCCACCCAGCAATGGAGCCTCGTTGTGCACGACCGGGATCAACTGCGGGGAGTTCCCGAACGCGTCTTGGACAATCTGGCCGCTGCTGCTGCCACGGCGGGTGAGCGCGCCACCTCCGGCGGCGAGCCCACCGCAGCGGGAGGGCCTTGGCGCCTGGGACTGGACATGCCCAGCTACGTGCCGATCCTCACCCATGCCGAAAACCGCGATCTTCGCGAAACGGTGTACAAGGCCTACGTGAGCCGAGCGAGCCAGGGCGAGCTCGATAATGGCCCGCTCATCGAAGAAATCCTTGCGTTACGCCAGGAGCAGGCTCAGCGATTGGGCTACAGCAACTGGGCTGAGCTCAGCCTGGCCTCCAAGATGGCCGATGGGGTGGATGCAGTGGAAACCCTTCTTGAAGAACTCAGGGTTGCGGCCATACCTGTCGCTGAACAGGAGCTGAAGGAACTGAACCAACTCGCTGCGAGCCGCGGTGCCAAGGAAGCTCTCGCTGCATGGGATGTGAGCTATTGGGCGGAGCAACTGCGAAGGGATCGCTTCGATCTCGATCAGGAAGCCTTGAGGCCGTGGTTTCCCCTGCCCCAGGTTCTCGATGGCCTCTTCAACCTCTGTGAACGCCTGTTTGCGATCCGCATTGAAGCGGCCGATGGAGACGCGCCCATCTGGCATGAGGACGTGCGGTTCTTCCGCGTCCTGGACCGCAGTGGAGAGGCCCTGGCTCAGTTTTACCTGGATCCCTTCAGCCGGCCGGCGAGCAAGCGAGGCGGGGCCTGGATGGATGAGTGCCTCAACCGCAGACGGCACCCCAGCGGAGACTTAACCCTGCCGGTGGCCTACCTGATCTGCAATCAGACCCCTCCCTCTGGGGAGACCCCCAGCCTCATGAGCTTCGAGGAGGTGGAGACTCTCTTCCACGAATTCGGGCATGGCTTGCAGCACATGCTCACAACAGTCGAGCACCCCCAAGCCGCTGGCATCAACAATGTGGAGTGGGATGCCGTGGAACTTCCCAGTCAGTTCATGGAGAACTGGTGTTTCGACCGGAAGACTCTGATGGGCATGGCCAGGCACTGGACAACAGGTGAACCGTTGCCCGAAGCGGATTACATCAAGCTCTGTAGCAGCCGTACCTTTATGCAGGGCAGTGGCACGCTTCGCCAGATCCACTTCGCACTCACCGATCTACGGCTGCACAGCCAATGGTCCCCAGAGCTCGGACTGAGCCCGGATGCCTTCCGTCGCCGTATCGCCGAGACGACGACAGTGTTGCCGCCGATCGAAACAGACCGCTTCCTCTGCGCCTTCGGTCATATTTTTGCCGGGGGTTACGCAGCGGGCTATTACTCCTACAAGTGGGCAGAAGTTCTCAGTGCTGACGCCTTCTCTGCGTTTGAAGAGGTCGGTCTGGAGCAGGATGATGCTGTGGCAGCAACGGGCGAGCGCTTCCGAAACACGATTCTCAGCCTGGGAGGGAGTCTCCGTCCAGCAGAGATCTACCGGAAGTTCCGAGGTCGGGATGCCAGCAGTGCAGCGCTCATTCGCCATTCGGGTCTTGCAGCATCGACAGGCTGA
- a CDS encoding NAD(P)H-quinone oxidoreductase subunit 4 — MDANLPLTAASQAGFPWLSLIVLLPAAAALVMPLLPGDDQSPSPVPRNVAIGVLLVDLVLMLAVFSRHFDPLSSELQLVERVSWLPAIGLEWSLGADGLSAPVVVLSGLVTLLSVAASWNVTHKSRLYFGLLLVQASAQGLVFLSQDFLLFFLAWELELVPVYLLIAIWGGQNRQYAATKFILYTALASLLILISGLALALSGDSFTLNLNELAQRSPGGSFGLLCYLGFLVGFGVKLPMFPLHTWLPDAHGEANAPVSMLLAGVLLKMGGYALLRFNVQMLPDAHLVMAPALIILGIVNIVYGALNAFAQDNVKRRIACSSVSHMGFVLLGIGAVDALSISGAMLQMISHGLIAAAMFFVTGCFYERTKTLSIPNMGGLAKVLPITFAFFLASSLASLALPGMSGFISEITVFLGITSQESFTTLFRVTTIVLAAIGLVLTPIYLLSMCRRVFFGPRIPALAFVEDMRPRELVIGLTLLVPTLVIGIWPRIAMDLYEASTDALAVDLAKHTVVAMRALLPTG, encoded by the coding sequence ATGGACGCCAATCTGCCTTTGACGGCTGCGTCCCAAGCGGGCTTCCCCTGGCTTTCCTTGATCGTGTTGCTGCCTGCGGCGGCGGCATTGGTCATGCCCCTTTTGCCGGGCGATGACCAGTCCCCTTCTCCGGTGCCACGCAATGTGGCCATCGGCGTACTACTGGTTGATCTCGTGCTCATGCTGGCTGTGTTCAGCCGGCACTTTGATCCGCTCAGCAGCGAGCTCCAACTTGTGGAAAGGGTCAGCTGGCTTCCAGCCATCGGCCTGGAATGGTCCCTCGGCGCCGATGGTCTCTCAGCACCCGTCGTTGTTCTCAGTGGTCTGGTCACCCTGCTTTCGGTTGCAGCGAGCTGGAATGTCACCCATAAATCAAGGCTTTATTTCGGCCTGCTTTTGGTCCAGGCCTCGGCCCAGGGCCTCGTGTTCCTGTCCCAGGATTTCCTGCTGTTCTTCCTTGCCTGGGAGCTTGAACTGGTTCCCGTTTATCTCTTGATTGCCATCTGGGGTGGTCAGAACCGTCAATACGCCGCGACCAAATTCATCCTTTACACCGCGCTTGCGTCGCTGCTGATCCTGATCAGCGGGCTCGCACTGGCCCTCTCAGGCGACAGCTTCACCCTCAATCTCAATGAGCTCGCCCAACGCTCACCGGGAGGAAGCTTCGGCCTGCTTTGTTACCTCGGCTTCCTTGTGGGCTTTGGCGTGAAACTGCCGATGTTCCCTCTTCATACCTGGCTTCCAGATGCCCACGGGGAAGCGAATGCGCCAGTCTCCATGTTGTTGGCAGGCGTGCTTCTCAAAATGGGCGGCTACGCCCTGCTCAGGTTCAACGTTCAGATGCTTCCGGATGCCCACCTTGTCATGGCACCGGCCCTGATCATTCTGGGCATCGTCAACATCGTGTATGGCGCACTCAATGCCTTCGCGCAAGACAACGTGAAGCGCAGAATCGCCTGCAGCTCGGTCAGTCACATGGGATTTGTGCTGCTGGGCATCGGTGCCGTCGATGCCCTCAGCATCAGTGGAGCCATGCTGCAGATGATCAGTCATGGCCTGATTGCCGCGGCCATGTTCTTCGTGACCGGGTGCTTTTACGAGCGCACCAAAACCCTGTCCATCCCGAACATGGGCGGACTTGCCAAGGTGCTGCCGATTACGTTCGCCTTCTTCCTGGCCAGCTCCCTGGCATCGCTCGCATTGCCCGGCATGAGTGGATTCATCAGTGAAATCACCGTGTTCCTCGGCATCACCAGCCAGGAGAGTTTCACCACGCTGTTCAGGGTCACCACCATCGTGCTCGCAGCCATCGGCCTGGTTCTCACTCCGATCTACCTCCTGTCGATGTGCCGTCGGGTGTTCTTCGGTCCGCGGATTCCCGCCCTCGCTTTTGTCGAAGACATGCGTCCTCGCGAGCTGGTGATTGGTCTCACCCTGCTGGTCCCCACGCTTGTGATTGGTATCTGGCCCCGGATCGCCATGGATCTCTATGAAGCCTCCACCGATGCGCTGGCAGTGGATCTGGCCAAACACACCGTCGTGGCCATGCGCGCCCTCCTCCCCACCGGCTGA
- the thrB gene encoding homoserine kinase: MAQPRIGQTVVVDVPATTANIGPGFDCLGAALDLNNRFTMRRIEGDGERFELIIEGQEGSHLRGGAENLVYRAAQRVWKAAGEEPVALEARVRLAVPPARGLGSSATAIVAGLVGANALVGEPLSKEKLLELAIDIEGHPDNVVPSLLGGLCMTAKAASQRWRVVRCEWMHSVKAVVAIPAIRLSTSEARRAMPKTVPVGDAVVNLGALTLLLQGLRTGNGDLIADGMHDRLHEPYRWRLIKGGQEVRQAALEAGAWGCAISGAGPSILALCTEDKGPGISQAMVRAWESVGVASRAPLLSLQTTGSHWQPRDAG, from the coding sequence ATGGCGCAGCCGCGCATAGGCCAGACCGTTGTGGTGGATGTTCCAGCCACCACAGCCAACATCGGACCAGGCTTCGACTGTCTCGGTGCAGCCCTGGATCTGAACAACCGCTTCACCATGCGGCGCATCGAGGGAGATGGCGAACGCTTCGAATTGATCATCGAAGGGCAAGAGGGTTCCCATCTCCGCGGCGGAGCTGAAAACCTGGTGTATCGCGCCGCCCAGCGCGTCTGGAAAGCAGCTGGAGAGGAGCCTGTGGCTCTTGAAGCCAGGGTGCGTCTAGCGGTTCCACCGGCCCGTGGCCTCGGGAGTAGTGCCACAGCCATCGTTGCCGGTCTGGTGGGCGCCAATGCCTTAGTCGGGGAACCCCTCAGCAAAGAAAAACTGCTGGAACTGGCCATCGACATCGAGGGGCATCCCGACAATGTGGTGCCATCCCTGCTCGGGGGCTTGTGCATGACAGCCAAGGCGGCATCACAGCGATGGCGTGTGGTGCGTTGCGAATGGATGCACAGCGTGAAAGCCGTCGTGGCGATTCCTGCCATCCGCTTGAGCACCAGTGAAGCCCGGCGAGCCATGCCGAAAACTGTTCCCGTGGGCGATGCGGTGGTCAATCTTGGTGCGCTCACCCTGCTCCTGCAGGGCCTGCGCACGGGCAACGGCGATCTGATTGCCGATGGCATGCATGATCGGCTGCATGAGCCTTACCGGTGGCGCTTGATCAAGGGCGGACAGGAGGTTCGCCAGGCCGCTCTCGAGGCGGGAGCCTGGGGCTGCGCCATCAGTGGGGCAGGGCCCAGCATCCTGGCGCTGTGCACGGAAGACAAAGGCCCCGGCATCAGCCAGGCCATGGTGAGGGCCTGGGAGTCGGTGGGTGTTGCCAGTCGAGCACCCCTACTGAGCTTGCAGACAACCGGAAGCCACTGGCAGCCTCGCGATGCTGGGTAG